From Leptotrichia wadei, one genomic window encodes:
- a CDS encoding DUF2262 domain-containing protein, which translates to MDSKIIKDEIFGEIKNFETEVEWLGRKISVSFDDGIGHNWSEEKKVEEVKGAIEQFKIMYFNQKEWDERIRDRIVEDLMEVAEDWFSSINEEDLDEMIAVLEKNLNSKFTEKEKEELKEQKVSKEVFKNGIYLEGLHITSDGDFTVYYYDDEVFFAGHGIDLMGNVSGEFTSEADIIG; encoded by the coding sequence ATGGATAGTAAAATTATTAAAGATGAAATTTTTGGAGAAATAAAAAATTTTGAAACTGAAGTTGAGTGGCTTGGGAGAAAAATAAGTGTGAGTTTTGATGATGGAATTGGGCATAATTGGAGTGAAGAGAAAAAAGTAGAAGAAGTTAAAGGGGCAATTGAACAATTTAAAATTATGTATTTCAATCAAAAAGAATGGGATGAGAGAATAAGAGATAGAATTGTGGAAGATTTGATGGAAGTGGCAGAAGATTGGTTTTCATCTATAAATGAAGAAGATTTAGATGAAATGATAGCTGTACTTGAAAAAAATTTAAATTCTAAATTTACGGAAAAAGAAAAGGAAGAGTTAAAAGAACAAAAAGTTTCAAAAGAAGTTTTTAAAAATGGGATTTATCTTGAAGGGTTGCATATAACTTCTGATGGAGATTTTACGGTGTACTATTATGATGATGAAGTATTTTTTGCAGGGCATGGAATTGATTTAATGGGGAATGTTAGCGGAGAATTTACAAGTGAAGCAGATATTATAGGATAA
- the aroB gene encoding 3-dehydroquinate synthase, with protein sequence MEKLHVGLGKNSYDIMIGENFFGEFPKYIGEVYSGKKLFVITDSNVHEIYEEKYKEMFKGFNYSIFVLQAGEKHKHIGIMPSIYSAMVNEGLTRKDMVVAFGGGVVGDIAGFAAASYMRGIGFIQIPTTIVSQVDSSVGGKVGVDLPEGKNLVGAFHQPKLVLIDNYFLNTLTDRYFYDGFGEIVKYGCIYDKNFFDRLVEIVEKVGVSQDDENYIQKLREHLMKYVNELVYRSCEIKKEVVEKDEKESNLRMILNFGHTIGHAIEQFTNYEKYSHGEAISAGMVDITKIGEKKGFTKEGEAVKIAKLLKALNLPTEIEYPKDEIAKIMKRDKKSTNDGINFVILKEIGEVEIMKIGAEEIFE encoded by the coding sequence ATGGAAAAATTACATGTTGGATTGGGAAAAAATTCTTATGATATTATGATTGGGGAAAATTTTTTTGGGGAATTTCCAAAATATATTGGAGAAGTTTATAGTGGGAAAAAATTGTTTGTAATTACAGACTCAAATGTTCATGAGATTTATGAAGAAAAATATAAAGAAATGTTTAAAGGATTTAATTACAGCATATTTGTGCTACAAGCTGGAGAAAAACATAAGCATATTGGGATAATGCCTTCGATTTACTCGGCTATGGTGAATGAAGGGCTTACGAGAAAGGATATGGTTGTTGCATTTGGTGGCGGAGTTGTTGGGGATATTGCTGGATTTGCAGCGGCTAGTTATATGCGTGGGATTGGGTTTATTCAAATTCCTACAACAATTGTTTCACAAGTTGACAGTAGTGTTGGTGGAAAAGTTGGAGTTGATTTGCCTGAGGGGAAAAATCTTGTTGGGGCATTTCATCAGCCAAAACTTGTTTTAATTGATAATTATTTTTTAAATACATTAACTGATAGATATTTTTACGATGGATTTGGGGAAATTGTGAAATATGGATGTATTTATGACAAGAATTTTTTTGATAGACTTGTGGAAATTGTGGAAAAAGTTGGGGTTTCGCAAGATGATGAAAATTATATACAAAAATTGCGTGAACATTTGATGAAGTATGTGAATGAGCTTGTTTATCGTTCTTGTGAGATAAAGAAGGAAGTTGTGGAAAAAGATGAGAAGGAAAGCAACTTGAGAATGATATTGAATTTTGGGCATACGATTGGTCATGCGATTGAGCAGTTTACAAATTATGAAAAATATTCGCACGGAGAGGCGATTTCTGCTGGGATGGTGGATATTACGAAAATTGGAGAGAAAAAAGGATTTACTAAAGAAGGGGAAGCTGTGAAAATTGCGAAATTGCTTAAAGCATTGAATTTGCCAACTGAAATTGAGTATCCAAAAGATGAGATTGCGAAGATTATGAAAAGGGATAAGAAAAGTACGAATGACGGGATTAATTTTGTGATTTTGAAAGAGATTGGGGAAGTTGAAATTATGAAGATTGGAGCGGAAGAGATTTTTGAGTAA
- a CDS encoding GNAT family N-acetyltransferase: MENNSEKKKYLKTLIGDNIYFSPISLDDIEEYTEMINDIKVSVGLGSVSYTNITDFESEKEFLTSIKKEKIFAVRLLENDELLGNIGFNSLDMVNRNGALGVLIGNPNHQRKGYGTEALKLILDYGFSFLNLRNISLKVFEYNEPAYNLYKKIGFKEVGRLRKAVEIMGKTYDIIIMDMLKEEFQSIYIKKELEKRYNLK, translated from the coding sequence ATGGAAAATAATTCTGAAAAGAAAAAGTATTTGAAAACATTGATTGGAGATAATATTTATTTTTCACCAATTTCTCTTGATGATATTGAAGAGTACACTGAGATGATTAATGATATAAAAGTTTCAGTTGGTTTAGGCTCTGTTTCTTATACAAATATTACAGATTTTGAAAGTGAAAAGGAATTTTTAACTTCAATAAAAAAAGAAAAAATATTTGCTGTTAGACTACTTGAAAATGATGAACTTTTGGGAAATATTGGATTTAATTCATTAGATATGGTAAATAGAAACGGTGCATTGGGAGTTCTAATAGGAAATCCTAACCATCAGCGAAAAGGTTATGGAACAGAAGCTCTGAAATTAATACTTGATTATGGTTTCTCATTTTTAAATTTGAGAAATATATCGCTAAAAGTATTCGAATATAATGAACCAGCCTATAATTTGTATAAAAAAATTGGATTTAAGGAAGTAGGACGGTTACGGAAAGCGGTTGAAATTATGGGAAAAACTTATGATATTATTATAATGGATATGTTGAAAGAAGAGTTTCAGTCGATTTATATAAAAAAGGAACTTGAAAAAAGATATAACTTGAAATAA
- a CDS encoding prephenate dehydrogenase codes for MKKIEDLTVTIVGLGVIGAAFAQSFKEIGIKTVYGIDIDEETLKKAEEKNMINKGFLETKDPLEKSDFVVITLYPNLMKSFFVNNIDNFKENAIITDVVGIKEKIIGDIDPIIEESNKKNGKNIDFIFGHPMAGREKRGIDFADNRVFQNANYIIIKDEKNKKENLELLSEIVRLMGFKKVSFLTAQEHDEIIAFTSQLTHAIAVSLVNSDSEKYDTNRFIGDSYRDLTRIAKINEDLWAELFMGNKKNLLKMIQQFEKELDVIKDALNNNDLGTLKEKFIISTKRREKID; via the coding sequence ATGAAAAAAATAGAAGATTTAACGGTAACGATAGTAGGACTTGGAGTAATTGGAGCAGCTTTTGCGCAAAGTTTTAAGGAAATCGGTATCAAAACTGTTTATGGAATTGATATTGATGAAGAAACTTTGAAAAAGGCAGAGGAGAAAAATATGATAAATAAAGGGTTTCTTGAAACTAAGGACCCTTTGGAAAAATCAGATTTTGTTGTAATTACTCTTTATCCTAACTTGATGAAATCGTTTTTTGTGAATAATATTGATAATTTTAAGGAAAATGCCATAATTACTGATGTTGTGGGTATTAAGGAGAAAATTATTGGAGATATTGATCCGATTATTGAGGAAAGTAATAAAAAGAATGGGAAAAATATTGACTTTATTTTTGGGCATCCGATGGCGGGGCGTGAAAAAAGAGGAATTGATTTTGCGGATAATCGTGTTTTTCAAAATGCAAATTATATAATTATTAAGGATGAAAAAAATAAAAAGGAAAATTTGGAATTGCTTTCAGAAATTGTAAGATTGATGGGATTCAAGAAAGTTAGTTTTCTTACGGCACAGGAACATGATGAGATTATTGCGTTTACGAGTCAGCTTACTCATGCGATTGCGGTTTCACTTGTGAATAGTGATAGTGAGAAGTATGATACAAATCGTTTTATTGGGGATTCTTATCGAGATTTGACGAGAATTGCAAAAATAAATGAAGATTTGTGGGCAGAGCTGTTTATGGGAAATAAAAAAAATCTTTTGAAAATGATACAGCAGTTTGAAAAGGAATTGGATGTAATTAAAGATGCCTTAAATAATAATGATTTGGGGACATTAAAAGAGAAATTTATAATTTCTACGAAACGTAGGGAGAAAATAGATTAA
- the aroF gene encoding 3-deoxy-7-phosphoheptulonate synthase, whose amino-acid sequence MIIKVDGGIDEKVLEKMINRLETENNVSVKLIAGKDYSILGLVGDISTIDIKHIQSLDYVLDVQRVQEPYKRASRKFKPEDTIVKVGNVEIGGNNLVMMAGPCSVENEKQIIDTAKAVKAAGATILRGGVVKPRTSPYAFQGLGMEGVKLMEKAKAETGLPIICEIMSISQLHEFGPHVDMIQLGARNMQNFDLLKEVGKTNIPVLLKRGLSATIEEWLMSAEYILAGGNENVVLCERGIRTYETAYRNVLDLNAVPMIKKLTHLPIIVDSAHATGKYWMVKPLAMAGIAAGADGLMVEVHPEPDKALSDGPQSLKFNVFEDLMQDVEKIANVLGKTFK is encoded by the coding sequence ATGATTATTAAAGTAGATGGTGGAATTGATGAAAAAGTTTTGGAAAAAATGATAAATAGATTGGAAACTGAAAATAATGTTAGTGTAAAATTGATTGCTGGCAAAGATTACTCGATTTTAGGATTGGTTGGAGATATTAGCACAATTGATATTAAGCATATTCAATCGCTTGACTATGTGCTGGATGTTCAAAGAGTTCAAGAACCTTATAAAAGAGCGAGCAGAAAATTCAAGCCAGAAGATACAATTGTAAAAGTTGGAAATGTGGAAATTGGTGGAAATAATCTTGTGATGATGGCAGGGCCTTGTTCTGTTGAAAATGAAAAACAAATTATTGATACGGCAAAAGCTGTTAAAGCTGCGGGAGCAACTATTTTAAGAGGTGGAGTAGTTAAACCTAGAACATCTCCTTATGCATTCCAAGGACTTGGGATGGAAGGTGTTAAACTTATGGAAAAGGCAAAAGCGGAAACAGGACTTCCAATAATATGTGAAATTATGTCAATTTCTCAACTTCATGAATTTGGTCCGCATGTTGATATGATTCAGCTTGGGGCAAGAAATATGCAAAACTTTGACTTGTTAAAAGAAGTTGGAAAAACAAATATTCCAGTGCTTTTAAAAAGAGGACTTAGTGCGACAATAGAAGAATGGCTTATGTCAGCAGAATATATTTTAGCTGGTGGAAATGAAAATGTGGTTCTTTGTGAAAGAGGAATAAGAACTTACGAAACAGCTTACAGAAATGTATTAGATTTAAATGCAGTGCCAATGATTAAAAAATTAACACATTTACCAATAATCGTAGATTCAGCTCATGCGACTGGAAAATACTGGATGGTAAAACCGCTTGCAATGGCAGGAATTGCAGCTGGAGCAGACGGACTTATGGTAGAAGTGCATCCTGAACCAGACAAGGCGTTGTCAGATGGACCTCAATCATTGAAATTTAATGTATTTGAAGATTTGATGCAAGATGTGGAAAAAATTGCAAATGTGTTGGGAAAAACTTTTAAATAA
- a CDS encoding putative heavy metal-binding protein has translation MVITTTNEVQDKKIVEYKGIVFGEVISGVNMFKDLGANLRNIFGGRSKGYENELLAARTNALEEMESRAAAMGANAVIGVKMDYEVLGADNGMLMVTCSGTAVVVD, from the coding sequence ATGGTTATTACAACTACGAATGAAGTCCAGGATAAAAAAATTGTGGAATACAAGGGAATTGTCTTTGGAGAAGTTATTTCGGGAGTTAATATGTTTAAGGATTTGGGAGCAAATTTGAGAAACATATTTGGAGGAAGATCTAAAGGATATGAAAATGAACTTTTGGCTGCTAGAACAAATGCTTTGGAGGAAATGGAGAGCAGAGCGGCGGCTATGGGTGCAAATGCTGTTATTGGCGTAAAAATGGATTATGAAGTTTTGGGAGCGGATAACGGAATGCTTATGGTAACTTGCAGTGGTACAGCTGTAGTTGTAGATTAA